A window of Macrobrachium rosenbergii isolate ZJJX-2024 chromosome 15, ASM4041242v1, whole genome shotgun sequence contains these coding sequences:
- the LOC136846816 gene encoding glycine receptor subunit alpha-4-like, giving the protein MKYAENVELCLRMNMGLLRPKKQSDMVALSDDAGKYSSCSSSDRTVWLGTDDDSCCTLRDYRKVLVPCTTLLCGGCQVKEGFRRLYILRGLCPLPALDLAFVAAPDFSSRPYFKGFERYDIKKNYATNIWELLDITNNKVLASTSSVDPIGSRVWKLTAGTCGNTEESEVEASLSACDVEQSACRNGACILKTSRCDGYPHCPDGYDEEKCEPIRIPNGYLKMAPPPKPPADVTVSIEVTRVVSTDPLLLLLNTFLEWEDRRLQYANLRTDSDYPIPLNNNIWRPRLIVLAQGSSANVAMVLTDDDELNDQRAKSSLKLMATTLATPEMDKRDTALADTIFPGTNTTLTLSEYVLRPIDCNFDLSFYPFDVHTCELTLVLVPHSMKHARLVLPNNGARYTGVTRLSDFTFDDLEIRNEEVKIGAEEHSGVVLSMRLSRHSAYIMVSVILPSFILLGISMASLWMTSQASGSTRLLVSCGATGAFLALWLIASFNSPTTGRVKALDVWLCFCTMHSVLLTLLHVFVDIFGPTESPTLFSRVMSRSPSRMREVKPIESGSIYDNLIRVPDSDDAWTASYWIVFIARVVSPALVVLFNASFWPFVIYFSRNPLP; this is encoded by the exons ATGAAATATGCCGAGAACGTCGAGCTGTGTTTGAGGATGAATATGGGTCTCCTCCGCCCCAAGAAGCAGAGTGACATGGTGGCATTATCTGACGATGCTGGAAAATACAGCAGCTGTTCCAGCAGTGATAGGACGGTCTGGTTAGGTACTGACGATGACAGCTGCTGCACTTTAAGAGACTACCGGAAGGTACTGGTACCATGCACCACTCTCTTATGCGGTGGTTGTCAGGTTAAGGAAGGCTTCAGAAGACTCTACATTCTGAGGGGGCTATGTCCCCTTCCGGCCTTGGACTTGGCATTCGTGGCAGCGCCCGATTTCAGTTCCAGGCCGTATTTCAAGGGCTTCGAGCGCTACGACATCAAGAAGAACTATGCCACGAATATTTGGGAACTGCTCGACATCACGAACAACAAGGTCCTTGCTTCTACTTCTTCAGTTGATCCAATAGGCAGCCGGGTCTGGAAGCTTACGGCGGGGACCTGCGGGAACACGGAGGAATCTGAAGTGGAAGCCTCCCTAAGCGCTTGCGACGTGGAACAGAGTGCCTGTCGCAACGGCGCTTGCATCCTGAAGACGTCCCGCTGCGACGGATACCCGCACTGCCCTGACGGTTACGACGAAGAGAAATGCGAGCCCATTCGGATACCAAACGGGTATCTCAAAATGGCGCCCCCACCGAAGCCACCGGCTGATGTAACAGTCTCGATCGAGGTGACGCGAGTGGTATCGACGGATCCTCTGTTGCTCTTGTTAAACACGTTCCTGGAATGGGAAGACAGGCGGCTCCAGTACGCCAATCTGAGGACAGATTCGGACTATCCCATTCCACTGAATAACAATATATGGCGGCCGAGGCTCATAGTCCTGGCGCAGGGCAGCTCCGCTAACGTGGCTATGGTGCTCACTGACGACGATGAACTCAACGACCAGAGGGCCAAGTCGAGTCTGAAACTCATGGCCACAACTTTGGCGACGCCTGAGATGGACAAGAGAGATACCGCCTTGGCAG ATACAATCTTCCCAGGGACCAACACCACTCTTACTCTGTCCGAATACGTGCTTCGACCCATCGACTGCAACTTCGACCTCAGCTTCTACCCCTTCGACGTCCACACGTGCGAACTCACGTTAGTTCTGGTGCCTCACAGCATGAAGCACGCCCGGCTGGTCCTGCCAAATAACGGGGCGAGGTACACGGGAGTGACGAGACTCAGCGATTTCACCTTTGACGATCTGGAGATTAGGAATGAGGAAGTGAAG ATCGGCGCCGAAGAACACAGCGGAGTCGTTCTGAGCATGCGCCTAAGTCGACACTCGGCCTACATCATGGTCTCGGTAATCCTGCCATCCTTCATCCTGCTGGGCATCAGCATGGCATCCCTCTGGATGACGTCCCAGGCGAGCGGCTCCACACGCCTCCTCGTGAGCTGCGGAGCCACGGGGGCCTTCCTCGCCCTCTGGCTCATAGCCAGCTTCAACAGCCCTACGACGGGCAGGGTGAAGGCCCTGGACGTGTGGCTGTGCTTCTGCACGATGCACTCGGTTCTGCTGACCCTCCTCCACGTCTTCGTCGACATCTTCGGCCCCACGGAGTCTCCCACTCTCTTCTCCCGGGTGATGTCCCGGTCGCCGTCGAGAATGAGGGAGGTCAAGCCCATCGAGTCTGGCAGCATCTACGACAACTTGATTCGCGTTCCCGACAGCGACGACGCCTGGACGGCGTCGTACTGGATCGTCTTCATAGCCAGGGTGGTCTCCCCGGCCCTGGTCGTGCTCTTCAACGCCTCGTTCTGGCCCTTCGTCATCTACTTCAGCAGGAACCCTCTGCCTTGA